In Nymphaea colorata isolate Beijing-Zhang1983 chromosome 3, ASM883128v2, whole genome shotgun sequence, a genomic segment contains:
- the LOC116249861 gene encoding adagio protein 3-like, with product MGEATNRPYTPKRLKNGSGGYHHHNRYDYHHHHHHHHEKGRWWEDAGEAEIMEEEGDEFFPPPEFFFCPTVSASLVVSDALEPDYPIIYVNTMFELFTGYRADEAIGRNCRFLQFRDPYAQRRHPLVDPAVVAEMRRCLDEGVEFLGELLNFRRDGVPLMNRLRLIPIHGDDSIVTHVIGIQIFTEANIDLDQLSYPVFKPTSYPNSEHFVGDPVMCLCPSNKYAQPFHDACGILQLSDEVLAQNILARLSPRDVASVGSVCRRLRQLMKNEHLWKMVCQNAWGREATRVLESIPEAKRLGWGRLARELTTLETAAWKKLTVGGAVEPSRCNFSACAAGNRLVLFGGEGVNMQPMDDTFVLDFDAANPEWRRVKVASSPPGRWGHTLSCLDGSWLVVFGGCGRQGLLNDVFVLDLDAQQPTWKEVAGIAPPLPRSWHSSCTVDGSKLVVSGGCTDAGVLLSDTFLLDLTMEKPMWRELPASWVPPSRLGHSLSVYGGKKILMFGGMAKSGPLRLRSNEAYSIDLDEDDPRWRPIMNNGFPDVGCQSAIAPPPRLDHVAVSMPSGRIIIFGGSVAGLHSASQLFILDPLEEKPTWRILNVPGQQPKFAWGHSTCVVGGTRVLVLGGHTGEEWILNELHELSLVSKPN from the exons ATGGGGGAGGCGACCAATCGACCGTATACTCCGAAGAGGCTGAAGAACGGCAGTGGAGGTTACCATCACCATAATCGGTACGattatcatcaccatcatcatcatcatcacgaGAAGGGGAGGTGGTGGGAAGATGCGGGGGAAGCGGAGATcatggaggaagagggagatgaGTTCTTCCCTCCTCCCGAGTTCTTTTTCTGTCCAACCGTCTCCGCGTCTCTCGTCGTCTCAGATGCCCTTGAGCCTGACTACCCCATCATCTACGTAAATACCATGTTCGAGCTTTTCACCGGCTACCGGGCTGATGAGGCCATCGGCAGGAATTG CCGTTTCTTGCAGTTTAGGGATCCATATGCACAAAGGAGACACCCACTAGTGGATCCGGCAGTTGTTGCTGAAATGCGTAGGTGTcttgatgaaggagtggaattTCTGGGTGAACTTTTGAATTTCAGAAGAGATGGTGTTCCTCTGATGAACAGGCTCAGACTCATACCAATTCATGGAGATGACAGTATTGTAACTCATGTCATTGGCATCCAGATATTCACAGAGGCTAACATTGATTTGGACCAATTATCATACCCTGTATTCAAACCAACATCTTATCCAAATTCTGAACACTTTGTTGGAGATCCTGTCATGTGTCTTTGTCCATCGAACAAATATGCACAGCCTTTCCACGATGCTTGTGGGATTCTTCAATTATCTGATGAAGTTCTTGCACAAAATATACTTGCTCGCTTATCTCCAAGGGATGTTGCATCAGTTGGGTCAGTCTGTAGAAGGCTTCGTCAACTGATGAAAAATGAGCATTTGTGGAAAATGGTTTGCCAAAATGCATGGGGAAGAGAAGCAACTAGGGTCTTGGAATCAATTCCAGAAGCCAAGAGACTGGGGTGGGGGCGTCTAGCTAGAGAGTTGACTACACTTGAGACTGCTGCATGGAAGAAGCTAACTGTAGGAGGTGCAGTTGAGCCTTCTCGTTGTAATTTCAGTGCATGTGCTGCTGGAAATAGGTTGGTGCTTTTTGGAGGAGAGGGGGTCAACATGCAACCAATGGATGATACCTTTGTTTTAGACTTTGATGCTGCTAACCCTGAATGGCGCCGGGTCAAAGTAGCTTCATCTCCCCCAGGGCGGTGGGGCCACACCTTATCCTGCTTGGATGGATCTTGGCTGGTGGTCTTTGGAGGCTGTGGGAGACAAGGTTTGCTTAATGATGTATTTGTTTTGGACTTGGATGCCCAACAACCAACATGGAAGGAAGTTGCAGGTATTGCACCTCCACTTCCTCGGTCCTGGCACAGCTCGTGCACTGTTGATGGCTCCAAATTGGTTGTCTCAGGTGGATGTACTGATGCTGGTGTACTTTTGAGCGACACCTTTTTGCTTGATCTCACGATGGAGAAACCTATGTGGAGAGAGTTGCCTGCTTCATGGGTTCCTCCGTCAAGGTTGGGGCACTCTCTTTCTGTGTATGGAGGAAAGAAGATCCTCATGTTTGGTGGTATGGCAAAGAGTGGACCACTCCGGTTGAGATCTAACGAGGCATATTCTATCGATTTGGATGAGGATGATCCAAGGTGGAGGCCAATAATGAATAATGGTTTCCCTGATGTCGGTTGCCAGAGTGCAATAGCACCTCCACCTAGGTTAGACCATGTCGCAGTTAGCATGCCCAGTGGAAGAATCATCATCTTTGGAGGATCTGTTGCTGGTCTCCACTCTGCATCCCAGTTGTTTATTCTTGATCCATTGGAGGAGAAACCCACTTGGAGGATCCTTAATGTTCCGGGACAGCAGCCAAAGTTTGCATGGGGCCATAGCACTTGTGTGGTTGGGGGAACTAGGGTCCTGGTCTTGGGTGGTCATACCGGTGAAGAGTGGATACTAAATGAATTACATGAACTCTCCTTAGTGAGCAAACCAAATTGA